In a single window of the Heliangelus exortis chromosome 1, bHelExo1.hap1, whole genome shotgun sequence genome:
- the CCDC71L gene encoding coiled-coil domain-containing protein 71L, protein MTRSRKQAALEREAGKMNPEAGSAAAAPAEARAAVSGAAGGGAAPAAWGLEGEEEKVVYSRSQVSFAGTKALGDALKLFMPKSTEFMSSDSELWNFLCSLKHEFSPVILRSKDVYGYASCRAVVPDPPPPSAERHRRRASKRRLAAVDAKRRAAAAGGSAKRRRRRRRRRRVRERPRPAAPAAGGPRGGGQAAALLPPPEAEEADSERGSPEEGAAWEPFGGKSLEEIWKAATPRLTTFPTIRLRGSVWSRRSLVAARRRAQRILGVDLCPVVRVRRLPVAPS, encoded by the coding sequence atgACCCGCAGTAGGAAGCAGGCGGCGCTGGAGAGAGAAGCCGGGAAGATGAACCCAGAGGCGGGCAGCGCCGCGGCAGCGCCCGCGGAAGCCCGGGCGGCGGTGTCGGGGGCAGCTGGCGGCGGAGCGGCGCCCGCCGCCtgggggctggaaggggaggaggagaaagttGTGTACTCCCGTTCGCAGGTCTCCTTCGCCGGCACCAAGGCGCTGGGCGACGCCCTCAAGCTCTTCATGCCCAAGTCCACGGAGTTCATGAGCTCCGACTCGGAGCTGTGGAACTTCCTCTGCAGCCTCAAGCACGAGTTCTCCCCGGTCATCCTCCGCAGCAAGGACGTCTACGGATACGCCTCCTGCCGCGCCGTCGTCCCCGATCCGCCGCCGCCCTCGGCGGAGCGGCACCGCCGCCGCGCCAGCAAGCGGCGCCTGGCGGCCGTCGACGCCAAGCGCCGGGCCGCGGCTGCGGGTGGCAGCGCTAagcggcggaggcggcggcggcgccgtAGGAGGGTTCGGGAGAGGCCGCGGCCAGCGGCACCGGCGGCCGGCGGCCCCCGCGGCGGGGGGCAGGCGGCGGCGTTATTGCCTCCGCCGGAGGCGGAGGAGGCGGACAGTGAGCGGGGCAGCCCGGAGGAGGGGGCCGCCTGGGAGCCGTTCGGCGGCAAGTCGCTGGAGGAGATCTGGAAGGCGGCCACCCCCCGCCTCACCACCTTCCCCACCATCCGGCTGCGGGGCAGCGTCTGGAGCCGCCGGAGCCTGGTGGCGGCGCGGCGGCGGGCGCAGCGGATCCTCGGCGTGGACCTGTGCCCCGTGGTGCGGGTGCGCCGCTTGCCCGTAGCGCCGTCCTGA